One segment of Chionomys nivalis chromosome 1, mChiNiv1.1, whole genome shotgun sequence DNA contains the following:
- the Caprin2 gene encoding caprin-2 isoform X5 yields MKPTKTHANHNQHGEDHQPSTLSSASSPSQAYETYIENGLICLKHKIRNIEKKKLKLKDYKDRLNNGEQLNPDQLEAVEKYEEVLHNLEFAKELQKTFSVLSQDLLKAQKKAQKREHMLKLEAEKKKLRTILQVQYVLQSLTQEHVQKDLKGGLNGAMYLPSKELDYLIKFSKLTCPERNGSLSVEDQMEQSSLYFWDLLEGSEKAVVGTTYKHVKDLLSKLLNSGYFENVPVLKNSKEKEEEMVIQSEKKKQLLKTESIKESESLVELVQPKIQPQEFLNRRYMTQVNHSRKQENEERPWRADYARKPNLLKCWNTLPESDGQEKKQESLESWESSVKSQEVSKPVVSFDQGNLWSTLQEEQKQQISMTPVSHWKPETSKSKVGTPQEEQNIQDTPKPWVVQPQKEQDPKKVPSGSWTVSVQSEQSSGRSWTTPVCGEGDSTKPRTSVSWEHSAENQKHSLAPQSQTPLKSWGEASADLLPNDQLLPRKLNVKPKDVPRSVPQPLDSSSPFPKDPLLRKEKLQDLMAQIQGTCNFMQVASSVTCSSNACLATTDQASSGTETEFMTSETPEMTVPPSKPAPLLSKGFQLPPARGSSAVVSTVPFQAMQTVFNVNAPLPPREEQEVKECPYSPGYNQNFTSASTQTISQCQLPAIHIEQTAQPPDTAAGYHPDGTVQVSNGSLTFYPVPTSVFPRPAQPSIRGCTRGGRLLMNPCWPSCGYKGFDSCRGPPSASNGNYSQLQLQATEYPGIPCTQGDNFQQCYNRSGISDGLQANSRGWSDSSQVSSPERDRETFNSGDSGQGDSRSMTPVDVPVTSPAAAIFPIHVYPLPQQMRVAFSAARTSNLAPGTLDQPIVFDLLLNNLGETFDLQLGRFNCPVNGTYVFIFHMLKLAVNVPLYVNLMKNEEVLVSAYANDGAPDHETASNHAILQLLQGDQIWLRLHRGAIYGSSWKYSTFSGYLLYQD; encoded by the exons GAAGCAGTGGAGAAGTATGAAGAGGTTCTGCATAATTTGGAATTCGCCAAGGAGCTTCAGAAAACCTTTTCTGTGCTGAGCCAAGAT CTACTGAAAGCACAGAAAAAGGCCCAGAAAAGGGAGCACATGCTAAAACTTGAGGCTGAGAAGAAAAAACTTCGAACTATACTTCAAGTTCAGTATGTGTTACAGAGCTTGACACAAGAACATGTACAAAAAGACCTCAAAGGGGGCTTGAATGGTGCAATGTATTTGCCTTCAAAAGAACTCGACTACCTCATTAAATTCTCAAAACTGACCTGCCCTGAAAGAAATGGAAGTCTGAG TGTTGAAGACCAGATGGAGCAGTCGTCCTTGTACTTTTGGGACCTTTTGGAAGGTAGTGAGAAAGCAGTGGTAGGAACGACAT ACAAACATGTGAAAGATCTTCTGTCTAAACTGCTGAACTCagggtattttgaaaatgtcCCAGTTCTCAAAAATTctaaggaaaaagaggaagagatggtaatacaatcagaaaagaagaaacagttaCTGAAGACTGAATCTATCAAAGAGTCAG aatcTCTTGTGGAACTTGTGCAGCCAAAAATACAACCACAGGAG TTTCTGAACAGACGCTATATGACACAAGTAAATCattcaagaaaacaagaaaacgaGGAACGACCTTGGAGAGCAGATTATGCTAGAAAACCAAATCTCCTCAAATGCTGGAATACGCTTCCTGAATCAGATGGTCAAGAGAAGAAGCAGGAGTCCTTGGAGTCTTGGGAGTCTTCTGTTAAGTCCCAGGAGGTATCAAAGCCTGTGGTTTCCTTCGATCAGGGGAACCTCTGGTCAACattgcaggaagagcagaagcaaCAGATTTCTATGACACCTGTCAGTCATTGGAAGCCAGAAACCTCTAAGTCCAAAGTGGGCACCCCTCAAGAAGAGCAGAACATACAGGATACACCAAAGCCATGGGTGGTTCAGCCTCAGAAAGAACAAGATCCAAAGAAGGTACCTTCTGGATCCTGGACAGTCTCTGTGCAAAGTGAACAGAGCAGCGGCAGGTCCTGGACCACTCCTGTGTGCGGAGAAGGGGATTCAACAAAGCCTCGAACTTCAGTGTCCTGGGAACACAGTGCTGAGAACCAGAAACACTCCTTAGCACCACAGTCACAGACTCCTCTAAAGTCCTGGGGGGAAGCTTCAGCTGACCTGTTACCAAATGACCAGCTCCTGCCCAGGAAGTTAAATGTAAAACCCAAAGAT GTGCCTAGGTCCGTACCTCAGCCTTTagactcttcctctccctttccaaaGGATCCGCTGTTGAGGAAAGAAAAACTGCAAGACCTCATGGCCCAGATTCAAGGAACTTGTAACTTCATGCAA gtggcttcttcAGTTACTTGTAGCTCAAATGCTTGCTTGGCTACTACTGATCAGGCTTCttcaggaactgaaacagaattTATGACCTCAGAGACCCCTGAG ATGACAGTTCCCCCCAGCAAGCCAGCACCTCTCTTGTCAAAAGGCTTCCAGTTACCTCCTGCAAGGGGAAGCTCAGCAGTCGTTAGCACAGTGCCCTTTCAAGCCATGCAGACA GTGTTTAATGTTAATGCACCTCTGCCTCCACGGGAAGAACAAGAAGTGAAAGAATGCCCTTACTCACCTGGCTACAATCAAAACTTTACTTCAGCAAGTACGCAGACAATATCCCAATGCCAGCTCCCAGCCATACACATAGAACAGACAGCCCAACCTCCAGATACTG CTGCAGGTTACCATCCTGATGGAACTGTTCAAGTAAGCAATGGCAGCCTCACCTTTTACCCAGTACCCACGAGTGTGTTTCCCAGACCTGCTCAGCCGTCCATCAGAGGATGCACACGTGGAGGGAGGTTACTAATGAACCCCTGCTGGCCGTCTTGTGGCTACAAAG GTTTTGATAGTTGCAGAGGACCCCCTTCAGCTTCTAATGGGAATTACAGCCAACTGCAGCTGCAAGCTACAGAATATCCTGGCATACCTTGTACCCAAGGG gatAATTTCCAGCAATGTTATAACAGATCAGGGATATCTGATGGTCTTCAGGCAAATTCAAGAG GGTGGAGCGACTCCTCTCAGGTGAGCAGCCCAGAGAGAGACCGTGAGACTTTTAACAGTGGAGACTCTGGGCAAGGAGACTCCCGGAGCATGACCCCTGTGGATGTGCCAGTGACAAGCCCAGCAGCTGCCATCTTTCCCATACACGTCTATCCCCTGCCTCAGCAAATGCGAGTTGCCTTCTCAGCTGCCAGAACATCCAATTTGGCTCCTGGAACTTTAGACCAACCTATTGTGTTTGACCTTCTCCTGAACAACTTGGGAGAGACATTTGATCTTCAGCTCGGTAGATTCAATTGCCCAGTCAATGGCACGTATGTGTTCATTTTCCACATGCTGAAACTGGCCGTGAATGTGCCTCTGTATGTCAACCTCATGAAGAATGAGGAGGTCTTGGTGTCAGCCTATGCCAATGATGGTGCTCCAGACCACGAGACAGCTAGCAACCATGCCATTCTCCAGCTCCTGCAGGGAGACCAGATATGGTTGCGCTTACACAGGGGAGCAATTTATGGGAGTAGCTGGAAATACTCTACATTTTCAGGCTATCTTCTTTATCAAGATTGA
- the Caprin2 gene encoding caprin-2 isoform X1: MKPTKTHANHNQHGEDHQPSTLSSASSPSQAYETYIENGLICLKHKIRNIEKKKLKLKDYKDRLNNGEQLNPDQLEAVEKYEEVLHNLEFAKELQKTFSVLSQDLLKAQKKAQKREHMLKLEAEKKKLRTILQVQYVLQSLTQEHVQKDLKGGLNGAMYLPSKELDYLIKFSKLTCPERNGSLSVEDQMEQSSLYFWDLLEGSEKAVVGTTYKHVKDLLSKLLNSGYFENVPVLKNSKEKEEEMVIQSEKKKQLLKTESIKESESLVELVQPKIQPQEFLNRRYMTQVNHSRKQENEERPWRADYARKPNLLKCWNTLPESDGQEKKQESLESWESSVKSQEVSKPVVSFDQGNLWSTLQEEQKQQISMTPVSHWKPETSKSKVGTPQEEQNIQDTPKPWVVQPQKEQDPKKVPSGSWTVSVQSEQSSGRSWTTPVCGEGDSTKPRTSVSWEHSAENQKHSLAPQSQTPLKSWGEASADLLPNDQLLPRKLNVKPKDVPRSVPQPLDSSSPFPKDPLLRKEKLQDLMAQIQGTCNFMQESVLDLDKPSSAVPSPQPPSASPVSTVSAEQNVSNQSDFIQEPLRVASSVTCSSNACLATTDQASSGTETEFMTSETPEMTVPPSKPAPLLSKGFQLPPARGSSAVVSTVPFQAMQTVFNVNAPLPPREEQEVKECPYSPGYNQNFTSASTQTISQCQLPAIHIEQTAQPPDTAAGYHPDGTVQVSNGSLTFYPVPTSVFPRPAQPSIRGCTRGGRLLMNPCWPSCGYKGFDSCRGPPSASNGNYSQLQLQATEYPGIPCTQGDNFQQCYNRSGISDGLQANSRGWSDSSQVSSPERDRETFNSGDSGQGDSRSMTPVDVPVTSPAAAIFPIHVYPLPQQMRVAFSAARTSNLAPGTLDQPIVFDLLLNNLGETFDLQLGRFNCPVNGTYVFIFHMLKLAVNVPLYVNLMKNEEVLVSAYANDGAPDHETASNHAILQLLQGDQIWLRLHRGAIYGSSWKYSTFSGYLLYQD, translated from the exons GAAGCAGTGGAGAAGTATGAAGAGGTTCTGCATAATTTGGAATTCGCCAAGGAGCTTCAGAAAACCTTTTCTGTGCTGAGCCAAGAT CTACTGAAAGCACAGAAAAAGGCCCAGAAAAGGGAGCACATGCTAAAACTTGAGGCTGAGAAGAAAAAACTTCGAACTATACTTCAAGTTCAGTATGTGTTACAGAGCTTGACACAAGAACATGTACAAAAAGACCTCAAAGGGGGCTTGAATGGTGCAATGTATTTGCCTTCAAAAGAACTCGACTACCTCATTAAATTCTCAAAACTGACCTGCCCTGAAAGAAATGGAAGTCTGAG TGTTGAAGACCAGATGGAGCAGTCGTCCTTGTACTTTTGGGACCTTTTGGAAGGTAGTGAGAAAGCAGTGGTAGGAACGACAT ACAAACATGTGAAAGATCTTCTGTCTAAACTGCTGAACTCagggtattttgaaaatgtcCCAGTTCTCAAAAATTctaaggaaaaagaggaagagatggtaatacaatcagaaaagaagaaacagttaCTGAAGACTGAATCTATCAAAGAGTCAG aatcTCTTGTGGAACTTGTGCAGCCAAAAATACAACCACAGGAG TTTCTGAACAGACGCTATATGACACAAGTAAATCattcaagaaaacaagaaaacgaGGAACGACCTTGGAGAGCAGATTATGCTAGAAAACCAAATCTCCTCAAATGCTGGAATACGCTTCCTGAATCAGATGGTCAAGAGAAGAAGCAGGAGTCCTTGGAGTCTTGGGAGTCTTCTGTTAAGTCCCAGGAGGTATCAAAGCCTGTGGTTTCCTTCGATCAGGGGAACCTCTGGTCAACattgcaggaagagcagaagcaaCAGATTTCTATGACACCTGTCAGTCATTGGAAGCCAGAAACCTCTAAGTCCAAAGTGGGCACCCCTCAAGAAGAGCAGAACATACAGGATACACCAAAGCCATGGGTGGTTCAGCCTCAGAAAGAACAAGATCCAAAGAAGGTACCTTCTGGATCCTGGACAGTCTCTGTGCAAAGTGAACAGAGCAGCGGCAGGTCCTGGACCACTCCTGTGTGCGGAGAAGGGGATTCAACAAAGCCTCGAACTTCAGTGTCCTGGGAACACAGTGCTGAGAACCAGAAACACTCCTTAGCACCACAGTCACAGACTCCTCTAAAGTCCTGGGGGGAAGCTTCAGCTGACCTGTTACCAAATGACCAGCTCCTGCCCAGGAAGTTAAATGTAAAACCCAAAGAT GTGCCTAGGTCCGTACCTCAGCCTTTagactcttcctctccctttccaaaGGATCCGCTGTTGAGGAAAGAAAAACTGCAAGACCTCATGGCCCAGATTCAAGGAACTTGTAACTTCATGCAA GAGTCTGTCCTAGATCTTGACAAACCCTCAAGTGCAGTTCCGTCACCACAGCCACCTTCAGCTTCTCCAG tctCCACAGTATCTGCAGAGCAAAACGTGTCCAATCAAAGTGATTTTATTCAAGAGCCATTACGG gtggcttcttcAGTTACTTGTAGCTCAAATGCTTGCTTGGCTACTACTGATCAGGCTTCttcaggaactgaaacagaattTATGACCTCAGAGACCCCTGAG ATGACAGTTCCCCCCAGCAAGCCAGCACCTCTCTTGTCAAAAGGCTTCCAGTTACCTCCTGCAAGGGGAAGCTCAGCAGTCGTTAGCACAGTGCCCTTTCAAGCCATGCAGACA GTGTTTAATGTTAATGCACCTCTGCCTCCACGGGAAGAACAAGAAGTGAAAGAATGCCCTTACTCACCTGGCTACAATCAAAACTTTACTTCAGCAAGTACGCAGACAATATCCCAATGCCAGCTCCCAGCCATACACATAGAACAGACAGCCCAACCTCCAGATACTG CTGCAGGTTACCATCCTGATGGAACTGTTCAAGTAAGCAATGGCAGCCTCACCTTTTACCCAGTACCCACGAGTGTGTTTCCCAGACCTGCTCAGCCGTCCATCAGAGGATGCACACGTGGAGGGAGGTTACTAATGAACCCCTGCTGGCCGTCTTGTGGCTACAAAG GTTTTGATAGTTGCAGAGGACCCCCTTCAGCTTCTAATGGGAATTACAGCCAACTGCAGCTGCAAGCTACAGAATATCCTGGCATACCTTGTACCCAAGGG gatAATTTCCAGCAATGTTATAACAGATCAGGGATATCTGATGGTCTTCAGGCAAATTCAAGAG GGTGGAGCGACTCCTCTCAGGTGAGCAGCCCAGAGAGAGACCGTGAGACTTTTAACAGTGGAGACTCTGGGCAAGGAGACTCCCGGAGCATGACCCCTGTGGATGTGCCAGTGACAAGCCCAGCAGCTGCCATCTTTCCCATACACGTCTATCCCCTGCCTCAGCAAATGCGAGTTGCCTTCTCAGCTGCCAGAACATCCAATTTGGCTCCTGGAACTTTAGACCAACCTATTGTGTTTGACCTTCTCCTGAACAACTTGGGAGAGACATTTGATCTTCAGCTCGGTAGATTCAATTGCCCAGTCAATGGCACGTATGTGTTCATTTTCCACATGCTGAAACTGGCCGTGAATGTGCCTCTGTATGTCAACCTCATGAAGAATGAGGAGGTCTTGGTGTCAGCCTATGCCAATGATGGTGCTCCAGACCACGAGACAGCTAGCAACCATGCCATTCTCCAGCTCCTGCAGGGAGACCAGATATGGTTGCGCTTACACAGGGGAGCAATTTATGGGAGTAGCTGGAAATACTCTACATTTTCAGGCTATCTTCTTTATCAAGATTGA
- the Caprin2 gene encoding caprin-2 isoform X8 yields MVIQSEKKKQLLKTESIKESESLVELVQPKIQPQEFLNRRYMTQVNHSRKQENEERPWRADYARKPNLLKCWNTLPESDGQEKKQESLESWESSVKSQEVSKPVVSFDQGNLWSTLQEEQKQQISMTPVSHWKPETSKSKVGTPQEEQNIQDTPKPWVVQPQKEQDPKKVPSGSWTVSVQSEQSSGRSWTTPVCGEGDSTKPRTSVSWEHSAENQKHSLAPQSQTPLKSWGEASADLLPNDQLLPRKLNVKPKDVPRSVPQPLDSSSPFPKDPLLRKEKLQDLMAQIQGTCNFMQESVLDLDKPSSAVPSPQPPSASPVSTVSAEQNVSNQSDFIQEPLRVASSVTCSSNACLATTDQASSGTETEFMTSETPEMTVPPSKPAPLLSKGFQLPPARGSSAVVSTVPFQAMQTVFNVNAPLPPREEQEVKECPYSPGYNQNFTSASTQTISQCQLPAIHIEQTAQPPDTAAGYHPDGTVQVSNGSLTFYPVPTSVFPRPAQPSIRGCTRGGRLLMNPCWPSCGYKGFDSCRGPPSASNGNYSQLQLQATEYPGIPCTQGDNFQQCYNRSGISDGLQANSRGWSDSSQVSSPERDRETFNSGDSGQGDSRSMTPVDVPVTSPAAAIFPIHVYPLPQQMRVAFSAARTSNLAPGTLDQPIVFDLLLNNLGETFDLQLGRFNCPVNGTYVFIFHMLKLAVNVPLYVNLMKNEEVLVSAYANDGAPDHETASNHAILQLLQGDQIWLRLHRGAIYGSSWKYSTFSGYLLYQD; encoded by the exons atggtaatacaatcagaaaagaagaaacagttaCTGAAGACTGAATCTATCAAAGAGTCAG aatcTCTTGTGGAACTTGTGCAGCCAAAAATACAACCACAGGAG TTTCTGAACAGACGCTATATGACACAAGTAAATCattcaagaaaacaagaaaacgaGGAACGACCTTGGAGAGCAGATTATGCTAGAAAACCAAATCTCCTCAAATGCTGGAATACGCTTCCTGAATCAGATGGTCAAGAGAAGAAGCAGGAGTCCTTGGAGTCTTGGGAGTCTTCTGTTAAGTCCCAGGAGGTATCAAAGCCTGTGGTTTCCTTCGATCAGGGGAACCTCTGGTCAACattgcaggaagagcagaagcaaCAGATTTCTATGACACCTGTCAGTCATTGGAAGCCAGAAACCTCTAAGTCCAAAGTGGGCACCCCTCAAGAAGAGCAGAACATACAGGATACACCAAAGCCATGGGTGGTTCAGCCTCAGAAAGAACAAGATCCAAAGAAGGTACCTTCTGGATCCTGGACAGTCTCTGTGCAAAGTGAACAGAGCAGCGGCAGGTCCTGGACCACTCCTGTGTGCGGAGAAGGGGATTCAACAAAGCCTCGAACTTCAGTGTCCTGGGAACACAGTGCTGAGAACCAGAAACACTCCTTAGCACCACAGTCACAGACTCCTCTAAAGTCCTGGGGGGAAGCTTCAGCTGACCTGTTACCAAATGACCAGCTCCTGCCCAGGAAGTTAAATGTAAAACCCAAAGAT GTGCCTAGGTCCGTACCTCAGCCTTTagactcttcctctccctttccaaaGGATCCGCTGTTGAGGAAAGAAAAACTGCAAGACCTCATGGCCCAGATTCAAGGAACTTGTAACTTCATGCAA GAGTCTGTCCTAGATCTTGACAAACCCTCAAGTGCAGTTCCGTCACCACAGCCACCTTCAGCTTCTCCAG tctCCACAGTATCTGCAGAGCAAAACGTGTCCAATCAAAGTGATTTTATTCAAGAGCCATTACGG gtggcttcttcAGTTACTTGTAGCTCAAATGCTTGCTTGGCTACTACTGATCAGGCTTCttcaggaactgaaacagaattTATGACCTCAGAGACCCCTGAG ATGACAGTTCCCCCCAGCAAGCCAGCACCTCTCTTGTCAAAAGGCTTCCAGTTACCTCCTGCAAGGGGAAGCTCAGCAGTCGTTAGCACAGTGCCCTTTCAAGCCATGCAGACA GTGTTTAATGTTAATGCACCTCTGCCTCCACGGGAAGAACAAGAAGTGAAAGAATGCCCTTACTCACCTGGCTACAATCAAAACTTTACTTCAGCAAGTACGCAGACAATATCCCAATGCCAGCTCCCAGCCATACACATAGAACAGACAGCCCAACCTCCAGATACTG CTGCAGGTTACCATCCTGATGGAACTGTTCAAGTAAGCAATGGCAGCCTCACCTTTTACCCAGTACCCACGAGTGTGTTTCCCAGACCTGCTCAGCCGTCCATCAGAGGATGCACACGTGGAGGGAGGTTACTAATGAACCCCTGCTGGCCGTCTTGTGGCTACAAAG GTTTTGATAGTTGCAGAGGACCCCCTTCAGCTTCTAATGGGAATTACAGCCAACTGCAGCTGCAAGCTACAGAATATCCTGGCATACCTTGTACCCAAGGG gatAATTTCCAGCAATGTTATAACAGATCAGGGATATCTGATGGTCTTCAGGCAAATTCAAGAG GGTGGAGCGACTCCTCTCAGGTGAGCAGCCCAGAGAGAGACCGTGAGACTTTTAACAGTGGAGACTCTGGGCAAGGAGACTCCCGGAGCATGACCCCTGTGGATGTGCCAGTGACAAGCCCAGCAGCTGCCATCTTTCCCATACACGTCTATCCCCTGCCTCAGCAAATGCGAGTTGCCTTCTCAGCTGCCAGAACATCCAATTTGGCTCCTGGAACTTTAGACCAACCTATTGTGTTTGACCTTCTCCTGAACAACTTGGGAGAGACATTTGATCTTCAGCTCGGTAGATTCAATTGCCCAGTCAATGGCACGTATGTGTTCATTTTCCACATGCTGAAACTGGCCGTGAATGTGCCTCTGTATGTCAACCTCATGAAGAATGAGGAGGTCTTGGTGTCAGCCTATGCCAATGATGGTGCTCCAGACCACGAGACAGCTAGCAACCATGCCATTCTCCAGCTCCTGCAGGGAGACCAGATATGGTTGCGCTTACACAGGGGAGCAATTTATGGGAGTAGCTGGAAATACTCTACATTTTCAGGCTATCTTCTTTATCAAGATTGA
- the Caprin2 gene encoding caprin-2 isoform X6: protein MKPTKTHANHNQHGEDHQPSTLSSASSPSQAYETYIENGLICLKHKIRNIEKKKLKLKDYKDRLNNGEQLNPDQLEAVEKYEEVLHNLEFAKELQKTFSVLSQDLLKAQKKAQKREHMLKLEAEKKKLRTILQVQYVLQSLTQEHVQKDLKGGLNGAMYLPSKELDYLIKFSKLTCPERNGSLSVEDQMEQSSLYFWDLLEGSEKAVVGTTYKHVKDLLSKLLNSGYFENVPVLKNSKEKEEEMVIQSEKKKQLLKTESIKESESLVELVQPKIQPQEFLNRRYMTQVNHSRKQENEERPWRADYARKPNLLKCWNTLPESDGQEKKQESLESWESSVKSQEVSKPVVSFDQGNLWSTLQEEQKQQISMTPVSHWKPETSKSKVGTPQEEQNIQDTPKPWVVQPQKEQDPKKVPSGSWTVSVQSEQSSGRSWTTPVCGEGDSTKPRTSVSWEHSAENQKHSLAPQSQTPLKSWGEASADLLPNDQLLPRKLNVKPKDVPRSVPQPLDSSSPFPKDPLLRKEKLQDLMAQIQGTCNFMQESVLDLDKPSSAVPSPQPPSASPVSTVSAEQNVSNQSDFIQEPLRVFNVNAPLPPREEQEVKECPYSPGYNQNFTSASTQTISQCQLPAIHIEQTAQPPDTAAGYHPDGTVQVSNGSLTFYPVPTSVFPRPAQPSIRGCTRGGRLLMNPCWPSCGYKGFDSCRGPPSASNGNYSQLQLQATEYPGIPCTQGDNFQQCYNRSGISDGLQANSRGWSDSSQVSSPERDRETFNSGDSGQGDSRSMTPVDVPVTSPAAAIFPIHVYPLPQQMRVAFSAARTSNLAPGTLDQPIVFDLLLNNLGETFDLQLGRFNCPVNGTYVFIFHMLKLAVNVPLYVNLMKNEEVLVSAYANDGAPDHETASNHAILQLLQGDQIWLRLHRGAIYGSSWKYSTFSGYLLYQD from the exons GAAGCAGTGGAGAAGTATGAAGAGGTTCTGCATAATTTGGAATTCGCCAAGGAGCTTCAGAAAACCTTTTCTGTGCTGAGCCAAGAT CTACTGAAAGCACAGAAAAAGGCCCAGAAAAGGGAGCACATGCTAAAACTTGAGGCTGAGAAGAAAAAACTTCGAACTATACTTCAAGTTCAGTATGTGTTACAGAGCTTGACACAAGAACATGTACAAAAAGACCTCAAAGGGGGCTTGAATGGTGCAATGTATTTGCCTTCAAAAGAACTCGACTACCTCATTAAATTCTCAAAACTGACCTGCCCTGAAAGAAATGGAAGTCTGAG TGTTGAAGACCAGATGGAGCAGTCGTCCTTGTACTTTTGGGACCTTTTGGAAGGTAGTGAGAAAGCAGTGGTAGGAACGACAT ACAAACATGTGAAAGATCTTCTGTCTAAACTGCTGAACTCagggtattttgaaaatgtcCCAGTTCTCAAAAATTctaaggaaaaagaggaagagatggtaatacaatcagaaaagaagaaacagttaCTGAAGACTGAATCTATCAAAGAGTCAG aatcTCTTGTGGAACTTGTGCAGCCAAAAATACAACCACAGGAG TTTCTGAACAGACGCTATATGACACAAGTAAATCattcaagaaaacaagaaaacgaGGAACGACCTTGGAGAGCAGATTATGCTAGAAAACCAAATCTCCTCAAATGCTGGAATACGCTTCCTGAATCAGATGGTCAAGAGAAGAAGCAGGAGTCCTTGGAGTCTTGGGAGTCTTCTGTTAAGTCCCAGGAGGTATCAAAGCCTGTGGTTTCCTTCGATCAGGGGAACCTCTGGTCAACattgcaggaagagcagaagcaaCAGATTTCTATGACACCTGTCAGTCATTGGAAGCCAGAAACCTCTAAGTCCAAAGTGGGCACCCCTCAAGAAGAGCAGAACATACAGGATACACCAAAGCCATGGGTGGTTCAGCCTCAGAAAGAACAAGATCCAAAGAAGGTACCTTCTGGATCCTGGACAGTCTCTGTGCAAAGTGAACAGAGCAGCGGCAGGTCCTGGACCACTCCTGTGTGCGGAGAAGGGGATTCAACAAAGCCTCGAACTTCAGTGTCCTGGGAACACAGTGCTGAGAACCAGAAACACTCCTTAGCACCACAGTCACAGACTCCTCTAAAGTCCTGGGGGGAAGCTTCAGCTGACCTGTTACCAAATGACCAGCTCCTGCCCAGGAAGTTAAATGTAAAACCCAAAGAT GTGCCTAGGTCCGTACCTCAGCCTTTagactcttcctctccctttccaaaGGATCCGCTGTTGAGGAAAGAAAAACTGCAAGACCTCATGGCCCAGATTCAAGGAACTTGTAACTTCATGCAA GAGTCTGTCCTAGATCTTGACAAACCCTCAAGTGCAGTTCCGTCACCACAGCCACCTTCAGCTTCTCCAG tctCCACAGTATCTGCAGAGCAAAACGTGTCCAATCAAAGTGATTTTATTCAAGAGCCATTACGG GTGTTTAATGTTAATGCACCTCTGCCTCCACGGGAAGAACAAGAAGTGAAAGAATGCCCTTACTCACCTGGCTACAATCAAAACTTTACTTCAGCAAGTACGCAGACAATATCCCAATGCCAGCTCCCAGCCATACACATAGAACAGACAGCCCAACCTCCAGATACTG CTGCAGGTTACCATCCTGATGGAACTGTTCAAGTAAGCAATGGCAGCCTCACCTTTTACCCAGTACCCACGAGTGTGTTTCCCAGACCTGCTCAGCCGTCCATCAGAGGATGCACACGTGGAGGGAGGTTACTAATGAACCCCTGCTGGCCGTCTTGTGGCTACAAAG GTTTTGATAGTTGCAGAGGACCCCCTTCAGCTTCTAATGGGAATTACAGCCAACTGCAGCTGCAAGCTACAGAATATCCTGGCATACCTTGTACCCAAGGG gatAATTTCCAGCAATGTTATAACAGATCAGGGATATCTGATGGTCTTCAGGCAAATTCAAGAG GGTGGAGCGACTCCTCTCAGGTGAGCAGCCCAGAGAGAGACCGTGAGACTTTTAACAGTGGAGACTCTGGGCAAGGAGACTCCCGGAGCATGACCCCTGTGGATGTGCCAGTGACAAGCCCAGCAGCTGCCATCTTTCCCATACACGTCTATCCCCTGCCTCAGCAAATGCGAGTTGCCTTCTCAGCTGCCAGAACATCCAATTTGGCTCCTGGAACTTTAGACCAACCTATTGTGTTTGACCTTCTCCTGAACAACTTGGGAGAGACATTTGATCTTCAGCTCGGTAGATTCAATTGCCCAGTCAATGGCACGTATGTGTTCATTTTCCACATGCTGAAACTGGCCGTGAATGTGCCTCTGTATGTCAACCTCATGAAGAATGAGGAGGTCTTGGTGTCAGCCTATGCCAATGATGGTGCTCCAGACCACGAGACAGCTAGCAACCATGCCATTCTCCAGCTCCTGCAGGGAGACCAGATATGGTTGCGCTTACACAGGGGAGCAATTTATGGGAGTAGCTGGAAATACTCTACATTTTCAGGCTATCTTCTTTATCAAGATTGA